A portion of the Krasilnikovia cinnamomea genome contains these proteins:
- the rpmG gene encoding 50S ribosomal protein L33 yields the protein MAKATDVRPKITLACTECKERNYITRKNRRNDPDRIEMKKFCPRDGKHTLHRETR from the coding sequence ATGGCCAAGGCGACCGACGTCCGCCCGAAGATCACCCTGGCGTGTACGGAGTGCAAGGAGCGGAACTACATCACTCGCAAGAACCGGCGCAACGACCCGGACCGCATCGAGATGAAGAAGTTCTGCCCCCGGGACGGCAAGCACACCCTGCACCGCGAGACGCGCTGA
- a CDS encoding MaoC family dehydratase N-terminal domain-containing protein, which produces MPLDQSFVGRSFPPTPPYLVGREKIREFATAIGATEPEYHDPEAARALGYPDVLAPPTFPVVVTMAASQQIVTDPELNLDYSRVVHGDQRFAYTRPVVAGDALVCVNTIEEITTRGGHDFLTTRTDVTTEAGEPVVTAWSKLVQRGEDHA; this is translated from the coding sequence ATGCCCCTGGATCAGTCCTTCGTCGGCCGGAGCTTCCCGCCGACCCCGCCCTACCTGGTGGGCCGCGAAAAGATCCGTGAGTTCGCGACCGCGATCGGCGCGACCGAGCCGGAATATCACGACCCCGAGGCGGCCCGAGCGCTCGGCTACCCGGACGTGCTGGCGCCGCCCACCTTCCCGGTGGTGGTGACCATGGCGGCGAGCCAGCAGATCGTCACCGACCCCGAACTCAACCTGGACTACAGCCGGGTGGTGCACGGCGACCAGCGGTTCGCCTACACCCGTCCGGTGGTCGCCGGGGACGCGCTGGTCTGCGTCAACACGATCGAGGAGATCACCACCCGGGGCGGGCACGACTTCCTCACCACCCGCACCGACGTCACCACCGAGGCCGGCGAGCCGGTCGTCACGGCCTGGTCGAAGCTCGTCCAGCGCGGGGAGGATCACGCATGA
- a CDS encoding MaoC family dehydratase, which produces MSGDVLPVQRFRVTRADLVRYAGASGDFNPIHWSDRVATGVGLPGVIAHGMFTMALTGRAVTAWAGAPDAVVEFSVRFARPVPVPDTDEGTEVEVSAVVKEVTDDGLTRLDLTATCQGEKVLSLARATIRKR; this is translated from the coding sequence ATGAGCGGCGACGTGCTGCCGGTGCAGCGGTTCCGGGTCACCCGTGCCGACCTGGTGCGGTACGCGGGCGCCTCGGGCGACTTCAACCCGATCCACTGGAGCGACCGGGTGGCTACCGGCGTCGGCCTGCCCGGGGTGATCGCGCACGGCATGTTCACCATGGCGCTGACCGGCCGGGCCGTGACCGCGTGGGCCGGCGCGCCCGACGCCGTGGTCGAGTTCAGTGTCCGGTTCGCCCGCCCTGTGCCCGTTCCCGACACGGACGAGGGTACGGAGGTGGAGGTCTCGGCCGTGGTCAAGGAGGTCACCGACGACGGGCTGACCCGGCTCGACCTGACCGCCACCTGTCAGGGGGAGAAAGTCCTGTCCCTGGCCAGGGCCACGATCCGTAAGCGGTGA
- the secE gene encoding preprotein translocase subunit SecE, with amino-acid sequence MAERKQPGDDAAGGRPDNEVPDDATFEVEDVADDEPVGRGGTAVRERKASADSPRAKKEGRVGIFGRIGGFFREVVSELRKVIWPTRKELLTYTGVVIVFVTVVTAIVAVLDYGFAKAVLFAFGGKSS; translated from the coding sequence GTGGCCGAGAGGAAGCAACCCGGTGACGACGCCGCGGGCGGCCGCCCCGACAACGAGGTGCCCGATGACGCGACGTTCGAGGTCGAGGACGTCGCGGACGACGAGCCGGTAGGCCGCGGCGGCACTGCCGTTCGCGAGCGCAAGGCGAGCGCCGACAGCCCCAGGGCGAAGAAGGAAGGCCGGGTCGGCATCTTCGGCCGGATCGGTGGGTTCTTCCGCGAGGTCGTCAGCGAACTACGTAAGGTCATCTGGCCGACGCGTAAGGAACTGCTGACCTACACCGGCGTCGTGATCGTGTTCGTCACGGTCGTGACGGCGATCGTGGCTGTGCTGGACTACGGGTTCGCCAAGGCGGTCCTGTTCGCCTTCGGCGGCAAGAGCAGCTGA
- the nusG gene encoding transcription termination/antitermination protein NusG: MPEYDETADEQSSVATAATDESVEAAGTVETAAPEADDDYDPVAELRQKLRYAPGDWYVVHSYAGYENKVKTNLETRITSLDMEDFIFQVEVPTREEVEVKNGKRLQVQNKVFPGYILVRMDLTPESYSCVRNTPGVTGFVGSTDRVDRPAPLSLDEVLKWLAPAVEAEEKKAKPEVRVLDFEVGDSVTVTDGAFASLPASISEINADQQKLKVLVSIFGRETPVELNFNQVTKI, encoded by the coding sequence GTGCCTGAGTACGACGAGACCGCCGACGAGCAGTCCTCGGTGGCCACGGCGGCCACCGACGAGTCGGTCGAGGCCGCCGGCACCGTGGAGACTGCCGCCCCGGAGGCGGACGACGACTACGACCCTGTGGCCGAGCTGCGGCAGAAGCTGCGTTACGCGCCCGGTGACTGGTACGTGGTGCATTCGTACGCCGGCTACGAGAACAAGGTGAAGACCAACCTCGAGACCCGGATCACCAGCCTCGACATGGAGGACTTCATCTTCCAGGTCGAGGTGCCGACCCGCGAAGAGGTCGAGGTCAAGAACGGCAAGCGCCTCCAGGTCCAGAACAAGGTCTTCCCGGGCTACATCCTGGTCCGCATGGACCTGACCCCGGAGTCGTACTCGTGCGTGCGCAACACGCCCGGGGTGACCGGCTTCGTGGGCTCGACGGACCGCGTCGACCGGCCGGCACCGCTGTCGCTCGACGAGGTGCTGAAGTGGCTGGCCCCGGCCGTCGAGGCCGAGGAGAAGAAGGCCAAGCCGGAGGTCCGGGTGCTGGACTTCGAGGTGGGCGACTCGGTCACCGTGACCGACGGTGCGTTCGCGTCGCTGCCGGCCTCGATCAGTGAGATCAACGCGGACCAGCAGAAGCTGAAGGTCCTGGTGTCGATCTTCGGCCGGGAGACCCCGGTCGAGCTCAACTTCAACCAGGTCACCAAGATCTAG
- the rplA gene encoding 50S ribosomal protein L1 — MQRSKGYRKAAEQIDAAKLYEPADAIKLAKDTSPTKFDATVEVAMRLGVDPRKADQMVRGTVNLPHGTGKTARVIVFAQGPKAEEAVAAGADEVGTDELVARIQGGWLDFDAAIATPDQMAKIGRIARILGPRGLMPNPKTGTVTMDVAKAVSDIKGGKITFRVDKHSNLHLIIGKASFSADQLVDNYAAVLDEVLRAKPSAAKGKYLKKVTVTTTMGPGIQIDPNVVKNLRESADV, encoded by the coding sequence ATGCAGCGCAGCAAGGGCTACCGCAAGGCGGCCGAGCAGATCGACGCCGCCAAGCTCTACGAGCCCGCCGACGCCATCAAGCTGGCGAAGGACACGAGCCCGACGAAGTTCGACGCCACGGTCGAGGTCGCGATGCGGCTCGGCGTGGACCCCCGCAAGGCGGACCAGATGGTCCGTGGCACGGTCAACCTGCCGCACGGCACGGGCAAGACCGCGCGCGTGATCGTCTTCGCCCAGGGCCCGAAGGCCGAGGAGGCCGTGGCCGCCGGTGCGGACGAGGTCGGCACGGACGAACTGGTCGCCCGGATCCAGGGCGGCTGGCTGGACTTCGACGCCGCGATCGCCACCCCGGACCAGATGGCCAAGATCGGCCGGATTGCCCGTATCCTCGGCCCCCGTGGCCTGATGCCGAACCCGAAGACCGGCACGGTGACCATGGACGTCGCCAAGGCGGTCTCGGACATCAAGGGCGGCAAGATCACCTTCCGGGTGGACAAGCACTCGAACCTGCACCTGATCATCGGTAAGGCGTCGTTCTCGGCCGACCAGCTGGTCGACAACTACGCCGCGGTCCTCGACGAGGTCCTGCGCGCGAAGCCGTCCGCGGCCAAGGGCAAGTACCTCAAGAAGGTCACCGTCACCACCACCATGGGCCCGGGCATCCAGATCGACCCGAACGTGGTGAAGAACCTGCGCGAGAGCGCCGACGTCTGA
- the rplJ gene encoding 50S ribosomal protein L10 → MADKPVRADKATAVAELTDQFRNSKAAVLTEYRGLTVAQLTELRRALGKETTYSVSKNTLAKRAATEAGIEGLDALFTGPTALAFVSGDPVEAAKGLRAFAKAHPVMVIKGGVFEGKAITAAEVNKIADLESREVLLAKLAGAMKGNLTKAAGLFQAPLSKTARLAAALQDKKSAEGSAEG, encoded by the coding sequence ATGGCGGACAAGCCGGTCCGGGCCGACAAGGCCACTGCCGTTGCCGAACTGACGGACCAGTTCCGGAACTCGAAGGCCGCTGTGTTGACCGAGTACCGCGGTCTCACGGTTGCCCAGCTCACCGAGCTGCGGCGGGCGCTCGGCAAGGAGACTACGTACTCCGTGTCGAAGAACACGCTCGCGAAGCGGGCGGCGACCGAGGCGGGCATCGAGGGTCTCGACGCGCTGTTCACCGGTCCTACCGCGCTCGCCTTCGTCAGCGGTGACCCGGTCGAGGCGGCCAAGGGTCTGCGGGCCTTCGCCAAGGCCCACCCGGTCATGGTCATCAAGGGCGGCGTCTTCGAGGGCAAGGCCATCACGGCCGCCGAGGTCAACAAGATCGCTGACCTCGAGTCCCGCGAGGTGCTGCTGGCCAAGCTGGCCGGCGCCATGAAGGGCAACTTGACGAAGGCGGCGGGCCTGTTCCAGGCGCCGCTGTCCAAGACTGCCCGCCTGGCGGCGGCACTGCAGGACAAGAAGAGCGCAGAGGGTTCCGCAGAGGGCTGA
- the rplL gene encoding 50S ribosomal protein L7/L12, whose translation MAKLSTAELLDAFKEMTLIELSEFVKQFEETFEVTAAAPVAVAAAAAPGGGDGGAAEAEKDSFDVVLESDGGKKIQVIKVVRELTGLGLKEAKDAVEGAPKAILEGVNKEKAEAAKAKLEGEGAKVTLK comes from the coding sequence ATGGCGAAGCTCAGCACTGCGGAGCTGCTCGACGCGTTCAAGGAGATGACGCTGATCGAGCTCTCGGAGTTCGTGAAGCAGTTCGAGGAGACCTTCGAGGTCACCGCGGCCGCCCCGGTTGCCGTTGCGGCCGCCGCGGCCCCGGGTGGCGGCGACGGTGGCGCGGCCGAGGCCGAGAAGGACTCCTTCGACGTCGTTCTGGAGAGCGACGGCGGCAAGAAGATCCAGGTCATCAAGGTCGTGCGTGAGCTGACCGGCCTGGGCCTCAAGGAGGCCAAGGACGCCGTCGAGGGTGCCCCCAAGGCGATCCTGGAGGGTGTCAACAAGGAGAAGGCCGAGGCTGCCAAGGCCAAGCTCGAGGGCGAAGGCGCCAAGGTTACGCTCAAGTGA
- a CDS encoding DNA-directed RNA polymerase subunit beta, translating to MAASRPAKTSRTSSAYAPRRISFGRITEQLEVPNLLAIQTESFDWLVGNEAWQARSADDPHAHSGLAEILEEISPIEDFSGTMSLSFSSPRFDEVKASIEECKEKDLTYCAPLFVTAEFTNNTTGEIKSQTVFMGDFPMMTPKGTFVINGTERVVVSQLVRSPGVYFTKEPDKTSDRDLTSVKVIPSRGAWLEFDIDKRDTVGVRIDRKRRQAVTVLLKAIGWSADQIRERFGWSELLMTTLEKDHIAGQDEALLDIYRKLRPGEPPTRENAQTLLDNLFFNPKRYDVAKVGRYKFNKKLEIDVPIVRGTLTEEDVVRTVEYLCRLHAGEEGYEADDIDHFGNRRLRTVGELIQNQVRVGLSRMERVVRERMTTQDVEAITPQTLINIRPVVAAIKEFFGTSQLSQFMDQTNPLAGLTHRRRLSALGPGGLSRERAGFEVRDVHPSHYGRMCPIETPEGPNIGLIGALSTFARVNPFGFIETPYRRVDNGRVTDEVDYLTADEEDRFIKAQANATLSSDGTFAEDRVLVRRKGGEVDYVPGTQVDYMDVSPRQMTSVATAMIPFLEHDDANRALMGANMQRQAVPLVKAEAPLVGTGMEYRAAVDAGDVVVAEVGGVVEDLCADYVTVHQDDGHRRTYLLHKFRRSNAGSCVNQKPVVFEGDRVEAGQVIADGPCTDDGEMALGRNLLVAFMCWEGHNYEDAIILSQRLVQQDVLTSIHIEEHEVDARDTKLGPEEITRDIPNVSEEMLADLDERGIIRIGAEVVPGDILVGKVTPKGETELTPEERLLRAIFGEKAREVRDTSLKVPHGETGTVIGVRTFSREDGDELPPGVNELVRVYVAQKRKIQDGDKLAGRHGNKGVISKILPVEDMPFLEDGTPVDIVLNPLGVPSRMNIGQVLETHLGWIAKTGWSVDGENEDWKRQLRAIDAHESPADSNVATPVFDGAREEEIKGLLESTLVNRDGQRLVNGDGKAQLFDGRSGEPLPDPISVGYVYILKLNHLVDDKIHARSTGPYSMITQQPLGGKAQFGGQRFGEMECWAMQAYGAAYALQELLTIKSDDVLGRVKVYEAIVKGENIPEPGIPESFKVLLKELQSLCLNVEVLSSDGVALEMRETDDEVFRAAEELGIDLSRRPNEGVSSVEEI from the coding sequence TTGGCAGCTTCCCGCCCTGCGAAGACCAGTCGTACGTCGAGCGCATACGCTCCCCGCCGCATCTCGTTCGGCAGGATCACCGAGCAACTTGAGGTTCCCAACCTCCTCGCCATCCAGACCGAGTCCTTCGACTGGCTGGTCGGGAACGAGGCTTGGCAGGCTCGCTCGGCGGACGACCCGCACGCCCACTCGGGCCTCGCAGAGATCCTCGAAGAGATCAGTCCCATTGAGGACTTCTCCGGCACAATGTCGCTGTCCTTCTCGTCTCCACGATTTGACGAGGTCAAGGCCTCGATCGAGGAGTGCAAGGAGAAGGACCTGACCTACTGCGCCCCGCTGTTCGTGACCGCCGAATTCACCAACAACACCACTGGCGAGATCAAGAGCCAGACCGTGTTCATGGGTGACTTCCCGATGATGACCCCCAAGGGGACGTTCGTCATCAACGGCACGGAGCGCGTCGTGGTGAGTCAGCTCGTCCGCTCGCCGGGCGTGTACTTCACCAAGGAGCCGGACAAGACCTCCGACCGCGACCTGACCAGCGTCAAGGTCATCCCGAGCCGGGGTGCCTGGCTGGAGTTCGACATCGACAAGCGCGACACCGTCGGTGTCCGGATCGACCGCAAGCGCCGTCAGGCCGTCACCGTCCTGCTCAAGGCGATCGGCTGGTCGGCCGACCAGATCCGCGAGCGCTTCGGGTGGTCCGAGCTGCTCATGACCACGCTGGAGAAGGACCACATCGCGGGGCAGGACGAGGCCCTGCTGGACATCTACCGCAAGCTGCGTCCTGGCGAGCCCCCGACGCGGGAGAACGCCCAGACCCTGCTCGACAACCTCTTCTTCAACCCGAAGCGGTATGACGTCGCCAAGGTGGGCCGGTACAAGTTCAACAAGAAGCTCGAGATCGACGTCCCGATCGTCCGGGGCACGCTGACCGAGGAAGACGTCGTCCGGACCGTCGAGTACCTCTGCCGCCTGCACGCGGGCGAGGAGGGTTACGAGGCCGACGACATCGACCACTTCGGCAACCGGCGCCTGCGTACGGTGGGCGAGCTCATCCAGAACCAGGTCCGCGTGGGCCTGTCCCGGATGGAGCGCGTCGTGCGCGAGCGCATGACGACCCAGGACGTCGAGGCGATCACCCCGCAGACCCTGATCAACATCCGCCCGGTGGTGGCGGCGATCAAGGAGTTCTTCGGTACGTCGCAGCTGTCCCAGTTCATGGACCAGACCAACCCGCTGGCGGGCCTGACCCACCGGCGCCGGCTGAGCGCGCTCGGCCCGGGTGGTCTGTCCCGGGAGCGGGCCGGCTTCGAGGTCCGTGACGTGCACCCGTCGCACTACGGCCGGATGTGCCCGATCGAGACGCCCGAGGGGCCGAACATCGGTCTGATCGGCGCGCTGTCGACCTTCGCCCGGGTCAACCCGTTCGGCTTCATCGAGACGCCGTACCGGCGGGTCGACAACGGCCGGGTCACCGACGAGGTCGACTACCTGACCGCCGACGAGGAAGACCGGTTCATCAAGGCGCAGGCCAACGCCACGCTCTCCAGCGACGGCACCTTCGCCGAGGACCGCGTCCTGGTCCGCCGGAAGGGCGGTGAGGTCGACTACGTGCCCGGCACGCAGGTCGACTACATGGACGTCTCGCCGCGGCAGATGACCTCGGTCGCGACCGCGATGATCCCGTTCCTCGAGCACGACGACGCCAACCGTGCCCTCATGGGCGCGAACATGCAGCGTCAGGCCGTACCGCTGGTCAAGGCCGAGGCGCCGCTGGTCGGCACCGGCATGGAGTACCGCGCCGCGGTCGACGCCGGTGACGTGGTCGTCGCCGAGGTCGGTGGCGTGGTCGAGGACCTGTGCGCCGACTACGTGACGGTGCACCAGGACGACGGCCACCGGCGTACGTACCTGCTGCACAAGTTCCGCCGCAGCAACGCCGGCTCCTGCGTCAACCAGAAGCCGGTGGTGTTCGAGGGCGACCGGGTCGAGGCCGGCCAGGTCATCGCGGACGGCCCGTGCACCGACGACGGCGAGATGGCCCTGGGCCGCAACCTGCTCGTCGCGTTCATGTGCTGGGAGGGCCACAACTACGAGGACGCGATCATCCTGTCGCAGCGCCTCGTGCAGCAGGACGTGCTCACCTCGATCCACATCGAGGAGCACGAGGTCGACGCCCGCGACACCAAGTTGGGTCCGGAGGAGATCACCCGCGACATCCCCAACGTCAGCGAGGAGATGCTCGCTGACCTGGACGAGCGCGGCATCATCCGGATCGGTGCCGAGGTCGTGCCCGGTGACATCCTGGTCGGCAAGGTCACGCCCAAGGGCGAGACCGAGCTGACCCCCGAGGAGCGGCTGCTGCGCGCGATCTTCGGTGAGAAGGCCCGGGAGGTCCGGGACACCTCGCTGAAGGTGCCGCACGGCGAGACCGGCACGGTGATCGGCGTCCGGACGTTCTCCCGCGAGGACGGCGACGAGCTGCCGCCGGGCGTCAACGAGCTGGTCCGGGTGTACGTGGCCCAGAAGCGCAAGATCCAGGACGGTGACAAGCTCGCCGGCCGCCACGGCAACAAGGGCGTCATCTCGAAGATCCTGCCGGTCGAGGACATGCCGTTCCTGGAGGACGGCACCCCGGTCGACATCGTGCTCAACCCGCTCGGTGTGCCGAGCCGGATGAACATCGGCCAGGTCCTGGAGACCCACCTCGGGTGGATCGCCAAGACCGGCTGGTCGGTTGACGGCGAGAACGAGGACTGGAAGCGCCAGCTGCGGGCGATCGACGCCCACGAGTCGCCCGCCGACTCGAACGTGGCGACCCCGGTCTTCGACGGTGCCCGCGAGGAGGAGATCAAGGGCCTGCTCGAGTCCACCCTGGTCAACCGCGATGGTCAGCGGCTGGTCAACGGTGACGGCAAGGCGCAGCTGTTCGACGGCCGCTCCGGCGAGCCGCTGCCGGACCCGATCTCGGTCGGGTACGTCTACATCCTGAAGCTGAACCACCTGGTCGACGACAAGATCCACGCACGGTCGACCGGTCCGTACTCCATGATCACGCAGCAGCCGCTGGGCGGTAAGGCCCAGTTCGGTGGCCAGCGGTTCGGTGAGATGGAGTGCTGGGCGATGCAGGCCTACGGGGCGGCGTACGCCCTGCAGGAACTGCTGACCATCAAGTCCGACGACGTGCTCGGCCGCGTGAAGGTGTACGAGGCCATCGTCAAGGGCGAGAACATCCCGGAGCCGGGAATCCCCGAGTCGTTCAAGGTGCTGCTCAAGGAGCTGCAGTCGCTGTGCCTGAATGTTGAGGTGCTCTCCAGCGACGGCGTGGCTCTGGAGATGCGCGAGACCGACGACGAGGTCTTCCGGGCCGCGGAAGAACTCGGCATCGACCTGTCCCGTCGCCCGAACGAGGGCGTCAGCAGCGTCGAAGAGATCTGA